The following coding sequences lie in one Mycoplasma crocodyli MP145 genomic window:
- the atpD gene encoding F0F1 ATP synthase subunit beta encodes MTKNKGNIIQILGPVVDIRFANGKLPKLLNALTIEHDNKIFTLEVAQHIGDDTVRSISMVSTNGLSRGLEVIDTGAPISVPVGNEVLGRMFDVLGNPIDLLPSQKWNKLNPIHALPPTYEEQKSTSEILETGIKVIDLLIPYSKGGKIGLFGGAGVGKTVLVQELINNIATEHNGLSVFAGVGERTREGNDLYHEMKAAGVLDKTALVFGQMNEPPGARMRVALTGLTMAEYFRDEQNQDVLLFIDNIFRFTQAGSEVSALLGRMPSAVGYQPTLATEMGQLQERITSTRRGSITSVQAVYVPADDLTDPAPATTFTHLDAKTVLDRNIAALGIYPAIDPLTSSSRLLDPLVVGNEHYNVAQGVLNILQRFKELQDIIAILGMGELSEEDKKIVARARRIRNFLSQPFHVAEKFSGIQGSYVRLSDTIRSFKAILDGDFDDLPEDFFRYAGSIDDVILRAKKDNGK; translated from the coding sequence ATGACAAAAAATAAAGGTAATATTATACAAATATTAGGACCTGTTGTAGATATAAGATTTGCAAATGGTAAACTTCCAAAGTTATTAAACGCTCTTACCATTGAACATGATAACAAAATTTTTACTCTTGAAGTAGCGCAACACATTGGAGATGATACCGTAAGAAGTATTTCAATGGTATCAACGAATGGTCTTTCACGTGGTTTAGAAGTAATAGATACAGGTGCTCCTATTTCTGTTCCGGTTGGAAATGAAGTATTAGGCAGAATGTTTGACGTGTTAGGAAATCCAATTGATTTACTACCTAGTCAAAAATGAAATAAACTTAACCCTATTCATGCACTTCCACCAACATATGAAGAACAAAAATCAACAAGTGAAATTTTAGAAACAGGAATAAAAGTTATTGACTTATTAATTCCTTATTCTAAGGGTGGAAAGATTGGGCTTTTTGGTGGTGCTGGAGTTGGTAAAACAGTTCTTGTTCAAGAATTAATAAACAATATAGCAACCGAACACAATGGTCTTTCTGTTTTTGCTGGAGTTGGTGAAAGAACTAGAGAAGGGAATGATCTATACCATGAAATGAAAGCTGCTGGTGTTTTAGATAAAACAGCATTAGTTTTCGGACAAATGAATGAACCTCCCGGTGCTCGTATGAGAGTAGCACTAACAGGATTAACAATGGCTGAATATTTTAGAGACGAACAAAACCAAGATGTTTTATTATTCATTGATAACATTTTTAGATTTACTCAAGCTGGTTCAGAAGTTTCTGCTTTACTAGGTCGTATGCCTTCAGCAGTTGGTTACCAACCAACATTAGCTACTGAAATGGGTCAATTGCAAGAACGTATTACGTCAACAAGAAGGGGTTCAATAACCTCGGTTCAAGCCGTTTATGTGCCCGCTGACGATTTAACTGACCCAGCTCCTGCTACAACATTTACACACCTTGACGCTAAAACTGTTCTAGATAGAAACATTGCTGCATTAGGTATATATCCGGCCATCGATCCACTTACATCAAGTTCAAGATTGCTAGATCCCTTAGTTGTTGGTAATGAACATTATAATGTTGCCCAAGGTGTTTTAAATATCTTGCAAAGATTTAAAGAATTGCAAGATATTATTGCGATTTTAGGAATGGGTGAATTATCTGAAGAAGATAAAAAAATAGTTGCTAGAGCAAGAAGAATAAGAAACTTTTTATCTCAACCTTTTCATGTCGCAGAAAAATTCTCTGGAATTCAGGGTTCATATGTAAGATTAAGTGATACCATAAGAAGTTTTAAGGCAATTTTAGATGGTGATTTTGATGATTTACCAGAAGATTTTTTCAGATATGCCGGAAGTATTGATGATGTAATCCTTAGAGCAAAGAAGGATAATGGCAAATAA
- the atpG gene encoding ATP synthase F1 subunit gamma, translating to MASLTALKSRINVIQNTKKITHAMELVASSKLRKARENFQSIQSYQNNLETIFNELLMHITPEEYYSVFPKTKGIDSKLYILITSDLGLCGSYNSNLVNMLKNKLTDNDKIIIIGSKGYAALAHGEHKDKIITVYNDYGDTVSYTLGSEISRIAEDLYYHKKISQVNIIYTKFISNVVQEPVDLRIFPFEIESKNYINVSPIEFEPNIHTILKNSVPLYMASMIYCLGTSSKISEMASRRTAMENATDNAQELTHELNLEYNRKRQSLITQEINEIVSGADAT from the coding sequence ATGGCTAGTTTAACAGCTTTAAAAAGCAGAATTAATGTAATTCAAAACACTAAAAAGATTACTCACGCAATGGAGTTAGTAGCTTCATCAAAATTAAGAAAAGCAAGAGAAAACTTTCAAAGTATTCAAAGTTATCAAAATAATCTTGAAACCATTTTTAATGAGTTACTTATGCATATTACTCCAGAAGAATATTATTCTGTTTTTCCAAAAACTAAAGGTATTGATTCAAAGTTATATATCTTAATAACATCTGATTTAGGACTTTGTGGTTCTTATAATTCTAATTTAGTTAACATGTTAAAAAACAAATTAACTGATAATGACAAAATTATTATTATCGGTTCAAAAGGATATGCAGCATTAGCTCATGGAGAACATAAAGATAAAATAATTACTGTTTATAATGACTATGGTGATACTGTTTCATATACTCTTGGAAGTGAGATAAGTAGAATTGCAGAAGATTTATATTACCACAAAAAAATTAGTCAAGTTAATATAATATATACAAAATTTATAAGTAATGTTGTTCAAGAACCAGTTGATTTAAGAATTTTTCCTTTCGAAATTGAAAGTAAAAATTACATTAATGTTTCACCAATAGAATTCGAACCAAACATTCATACTATTCTAAAAAACTCTGTTCCGCTATATATGGCAAGTATGATATATTGTTTAGGAACATCTTCAAAAATATCAGAAATGGCTTCAAGAAGAACGGCCATGGAAAATGCTACTGATAATGCACAAGAATTAACTCATGAGTTAAATCTTGAATATAATAGAAAAAGACAAAGTCTAATCACACAAGAAATTAATGAAATTGTTTCTGGTGCTGATGCTACATAG
- the atpA gene encoding F0F1 ATP synthase subunit alpha: MPSRLQDISAIIRDKIKNFDSKIDYAEIGRVISIGDGIALVNGLENVMNSEIVIFNDSTYGLALNLEEEVVGVTIFGDITSISEGDIVKRTGKVISVAVGDKLLGRVIDSLGNPIDGKGPIKSNKTREIFRVASGVMSRKEVNQPLETGIIAIDSMIPIGKGQRELIIGDRQTGKTAIAIDTIINQKDKNVNCVYVAIGQKNSTVAQIVKKLADTGALEYTTIVVSGASELAPQQYIAPYTGVTIAEEWMEKGKDVLIVYDDLSKHAIAYRTLSLLLRRPPGREAYPGDVFYLHSQLLERAARVTQENGGGSITALPIIETQQGDISAYIPTNVISITDGQIFTKENLFNSGQRPAVDVGFSVSRVGSAAQIKAMKKVVGSLKLELAQYNEMSAFAQFGSDLDESTKTILNHGGKVYELLKQEQYQPISQIAQSIILLGVKERIINPLPKEYIKNYRDAVLKYIEVGGDGNQLALDIATSGEISVENYANIEKALVKIVNSIVASIPNYNVESNTPMPAKYKEINNG, encoded by the coding sequence ATGCCAAGTAGATTACAAGATATTTCAGCAATCATTAGAGATAAAATAAAAAACTTTGATAGCAAAATCGACTATGCAGAAATTGGAAGAGTTATTTCTATTGGAGATGGTATTGCATTAGTAAATGGTTTAGAAAATGTAATGAACTCTGAAATAGTTATATTTAATGATTCAACATATGGATTAGCATTAAACCTCGAAGAAGAAGTTGTAGGAGTAACTATTTTTGGTGATATCACTTCAATTTCTGAAGGTGATATTGTTAAAAGAACTGGAAAAGTTATTAGTGTAGCTGTTGGTGATAAATTGCTCGGAAGAGTAATTGATTCACTAGGGAATCCAATTGATGGAAAAGGTCCTATTAAAAGCAATAAAACAAGAGAAATTTTTAGAGTAGCAAGTGGTGTTATGTCTAGAAAAGAAGTTAATCAACCACTTGAAACTGGTATTATAGCTATAGATTCAATGATACCAATTGGAAAAGGACAACGTGAGTTAATAATTGGAGATAGACAAACTGGAAAAACAGCTATTGCTATTGATACAATAATTAATCAAAAAGACAAGAATGTTAACTGTGTTTATGTAGCTATCGGACAAAAAAATTCAACAGTTGCACAAATAGTTAAAAAACTTGCAGATACTGGCGCTTTAGAATATACAACAATAGTTGTTTCGGGTGCTAGTGAATTAGCTCCTCAACAATATATTGCCCCTTATACAGGAGTTACAATTGCTGAAGAATGAATGGAAAAAGGAAAAGATGTTTTAATAGTTTATGATGATCTATCAAAACATGCTATTGCATATAGAACATTATCGTTATTACTAAGAAGACCACCAGGCAGAGAAGCTTATCCTGGAGATGTTTTCTACTTACACTCACAACTTTTAGAAAGAGCAGCAAGAGTTACACAAGAAAATGGTGGTGGTTCAATTACTGCTTTACCTATCATCGAAACTCAACAAGGAGACATATCAGCCTATATTCCAACAAATGTTATTTCTATAACTGATGGTCAAATATTCACAAAAGAAAACCTATTTAATTCAGGACAAAGACCTGCAGTTGATGTTGGTTTTAGTGTTAGCCGGGTAGGTAGTGCAGCACAAATCAAAGCCATGAAAAAAGTAGTAGGTTCTTTAAAACTAGAATTGGCTCAATATAATGAAATGTCAGCTTTTGCTCAATTCGGTTCAGATCTTGACGAATCAACAAAGACAATATTAAATCACGGTGGAAAAGTTTATGAACTTCTAAAACAAGAACAATATCAACCTATTTCACAAATTGCCCAATCAATAATTCTTTTAGGAGTTAAAGAAAGAATCATTAATCCACTTCCAAAAGAATACATTAAAAACTATAGAGATGCAGTTTTAAAATATATTGAAGTTGGTGGAGATGGAAACCAATTAGCCTTAGACATAGCCACATCAGGAGAAATTAGTGTGGAAAATTATGCTAATATTGAAAAAGCTTTAGTAAAAATTGTTAATTCAATAGTTGCATCAATTCCTAATTATAATGTTGAATCAAACACACCAATGCCTGCAAAATATAAAGAGATAAATAATGGCTAG
- the atpH gene encoding ATP synthase F1 subunit delta: MYVKANPVGYAIAFYDLIKEVGDFKPIHTQVNKLKDVLVENNDLVAFLNTKSIPIKKKFEIIDEIFDDLDRRLINLVKVVTERNNALLLKHILIHYLRLSNNELNIKFARIVTAEKLQKTELQKIKKKLETLYKEKFELKNEVDEDLISGYQIHLGSEIIERNINNDLEKIKHEIIKEREGINAK, from the coding sequence ATGTATGTAAAAGCTAATCCTGTAGGGTATGCAATTGCGTTCTATGACCTAATTAAAGAAGTCGGTGATTTTAAACCGATTCATACACAAGTTAATAAATTAAAGGATGTTCTGGTTGAAAATAATGATTTAGTAGCTTTTCTAAATACTAAATCTATCCCAATTAAAAAGAAGTTTGAAATTATTGATGAAATTTTTGATGACTTAGATCGTAGACTAATTAATTTAGTTAAAGTTGTTACAGAAAGAAATAATGCTTTATTGCTTAAGCATATTTTAATTCATTACCTTAGATTATCTAATAATGAACTAAATATTAAATTTGCAAGAATAGTAACCGCTGAAAAATTACAAAAAACAGAATTACAAAAAATCAAGAAAAAGTTGGAAACTTTATACAAAGAAAAATTTGAACTTAAAAACGAAGTTGATGAAGACTTAATAAGCGGTTATCAAATTCATTTAGGTTCAGAAATCATTGAAAGAAACATTAACAATGATTTAGAAAAAATAAAACATGAAATTATAAAGGAAAGAGAGGGAATAAATGCCAAGTAG